The following proteins come from a genomic window of Lolium rigidum isolate FL_2022 chromosome 5, APGP_CSIRO_Lrig_0.1, whole genome shotgun sequence:
- the LOC124656238 gene encoding protein SMAX1-LIKE 3-like yields MRSAGYAVVQQAMVEVAAAAVWQAANLARRRGHAQVTPLHVASAMLSTGGLLRAACLRSSSHSKSPALRPEALQFCLDVALSRLPMVWPPAAAMFRHHGAPVLALSNALVAALKRAQAHERRGSADGGQRQPGGLVVKVGLEQLVVSILDDPSVDRALREAGFSGHQVKANPTCLQQKFIELTSENLKILCDALERCVPWRKDIAPAIAATVLRCRSGMMRPASSMAWLLFRGNDVNGKRAMAQELAKLVFGSYSEFTLINSADTSSNAGDRALKRRRSPDVGNGYVGIRLFEALIEEPHRVVFIDNIDQIDHESEIAIKNVIATGRVMGCNGAGIASLEDAIVVLSSEVSEPRSFASASPLTKRRRIGGLDPGEGAAERQVESHRFAFDLNAPMEDAEEQEEVNSVDSMGIMGVVDGVFHFD; encoded by the exons ATGCGGAGCGCCGGCTACGCGGTGGTACAGCAGGcgatggtggaggtggcggctgcCGCGGTGTGGCAGGCGGCGAATCTAGCGAGGCGGCGCGGGCACGCGCAGGTGACCCCGCTCCACGTCGCCAGTGCAATGCTCTCCAccggcggcctcctccgcgccgccTGCCTCCGGTCCTCGTCCCACTCGAAGTCTCCCGCGCTTCGCCCCGAGGCACTCCAGTTCTGCCTCGACGTGGCGCTCAGCCGCCTCCCGATGGTCTGGCCACCGGCCGCCGCCATGTTCCGCCACCACGGCGCGCCGGTATTGGCGCTATCGAACGCACTCGTGGCGGCGCTGAAGCGCGCGCAGGCACACGAGCGCCGAGGCTCCGCGGACGGCGGCCAGCGGCAGCCGGGCGGGCTCGTCGTCAAGGTCGGGCTGGAGCAGCTCGTCGTGTCCATCCTCGACGACCCGAGTGTCGACCGCGCCTTGCGCGAGGCCGGCTTCTCAGGCCATCAGGTCAAGGCCAAT CCTACGTGCCTGCAGCAAAAGTTCATTGAACTCACCTCAGAGAATCTCAAGATCTTGTGTGATGCCCTGGAGCGGTGCGTCCCGTGGCGAAAGGACATCGCCCCTGCAATAGCGGCCACCGTGCTGCGGTGCCGATCCGGCATGATGAGGCCGGCCTCCTCGATGGCGTGGCTGCTCTTCCGAGGAAACGATGTCAACGGCAAGAGGGCAATGGCCCAGGAGCTCGCGAAGCTTGTATTTGGCTCCTATAGCGAGTTCACCTTGATTAACTCCGCCGACACCTCTAGCAACGCGGGTGACCGCGccctcaagaggaggaggtcaccAGATGTCGGCAATGGCTATGTCGGGATAAGGTTGTTCGAGGCACTCATAGAAGAACCTCACCGTGTTGTGTTTATCGATAATATCGATCAAATCGATCACGAGTCAGAAATCGCAATCAAGAACGTGATCGCGACGGGGAGGGTCATGGGCTGCAACGGCGCCGGCATAGCCAGTCTGGAGGATGCCATTGTAGTGTTGAGCTCTGAAGTGTCTGAGCCAAGGTCATTCGCTTCTGCATCCCCTCTGACCAAGCGACGAAGAATTGGTGGACTGGACCCTGGGGAAGGTGCTGCGGAGAGGCAAGTAGAATCACATCGTTTTGCCTTTGATTTGAACGCTCCTATGGAGGATGCGGAAGAGCAGGAGGAAGTGAACTCGGTTGACAGTATGGGGATCATGGGTGTTGTGGATGGTGTTTTCCATTTCGATTAG